The Amycolatopsis mongoliensis genome includes a window with the following:
- a CDS encoding TetR/AcrR family transcriptional regulator yields the protein MSSVDVDTRRFRQRLLDGLAASITEDGFRDTTVADVVRRARTSRRTFYEHFSSKEECFIALLADANRSMIQQISDAVDPRAPWALQVRQAIEAWIACAESEPAITLSWIRDVPALGAQARDLQRDAMEGFIAMTQRLTDTPELRAAGISPPSRQLAIMLLGGLRELIATTVEDGGRAGDVTEVAVRASIALLGPA from the coding sequence ATGTCTTCCGTGGACGTCGACACGCGCCGGTTCCGGCAGCGGCTGCTCGACGGGCTCGCGGCATCGATCACCGAGGACGGGTTCCGCGACACGACGGTCGCCGACGTCGTCCGCCGCGCCCGCACCTCCCGCCGGACGTTCTACGAACACTTCTCCAGCAAGGAAGAGTGCTTCATCGCGCTGCTGGCGGACGCGAACCGCTCGATGATCCAGCAGATCTCCGACGCCGTCGACCCGCGCGCGCCGTGGGCCCTTCAGGTGCGCCAGGCGATCGAGGCGTGGATCGCCTGCGCGGAGTCGGAGCCGGCGATCACGCTGAGCTGGATCCGCGACGTCCCGGCGCTGGGAGCCCAGGCCCGCGACCTCCAGCGCGACGCGATGGAGGGGTTCATCGCGATGACGCAGAGGTTGACGGACACGCCCGAGCTGCGGGCGGCGGGGATCAGCCCGCCGTCCCGTCAGCTGGCGATCATGCTCCTGGGCGGGTTGCGGGAGCTGATCGCGACGACAGTGGAGGACGGCGGCCGGGCCGGCGACGTCACCGAGGTCGCTGTGCGCGCCTCGATCGCGTTGCTCGGCCCGGCCTAG
- a CDS encoding HPr family phosphocarrier protein — protein MYQRRTLVASSVGLHARPAGLVAKTAAGQPAKVKIAKITGGVAGDPVDAASVLGLMTLGAAFGDEVELTADGDHARTSVDALAELIARDLDA, from the coding sequence GTGTACCAACGCCGCACGCTCGTCGCCAGCAGCGTCGGGCTCCATGCCCGCCCGGCGGGCCTGGTCGCGAAAACGGCCGCCGGTCAGCCGGCCAAGGTGAAGATCGCCAAGATCACCGGCGGGGTGGCCGGGGATCCGGTCGACGCCGCGAGTGTCCTGGGACTGATGACCCTGGGTGCCGCTTTCGGCGACGAGGTCGAGCTCACCGCCGACGGTGACCACGCCCGGACCTCGGTCGACGCGCTGGCCGAACTGATCGCGCGGGACCTGGACGCGTGA